A window of the Isosphaera pallida ATCC 43644 genome harbors these coding sequences:
- a CDS encoding hemolysin family protein, with the protein MVELLIVATLIGINGFLAMSELAVVSAKRSRLREHAEQGHAGAQRALELAETPDILLSTIQIGITLVGTVAGVFGGAALAETLAGWLSQIPWSPLAQRSDMIALSMVVLGITFATLVLGELVPKRLALGHPEAIAVRVAPTLGLLARFGEPLVVVLSASTRLVLRMLGQHHPPRQNVTEEDFRHLLHEGTRAGVIEESEQKLIHRVLRLGDRRARQMMTPRGDLCWFDINDPPEAIRAKLAASPHSRFLVARGSLDNLVGVVQSKDLLMSGLMTGDAIPLDNLIESPLLIYGELPALKVLERFRETGAHLAVVLDEFGVVQGIITLGNLLEELVGDLMQYDEEGLPAIAPHPDGWSIDALTPIDEVRNLLALPKETRTDPFHTLGGLVISRLGRLPDVGETVEWYGHRLQVASRVGRRLDRILVSRPSRSTASTPDTSPLPTQSGQGDPCQLDATANTALPQHDQANSNVSTSSETRSTRLSF; encoded by the coding sequence ATGGTCGAACTCCTGATCGTGGCGACCCTGATTGGGATCAATGGGTTCCTTGCGATGTCGGAACTGGCGGTGGTCTCGGCGAAGCGATCGCGGTTGCGGGAACATGCCGAACAAGGCCACGCCGGGGCGCAGCGCGCCTTAGAATTGGCCGAAACCCCTGACATTTTGCTGTCCACCATTCAAATTGGCATCACCCTGGTGGGGACCGTCGCTGGGGTCTTCGGCGGCGCGGCGTTGGCCGAAACCCTAGCCGGGTGGCTGAGCCAAATTCCCTGGTCCCCGCTGGCCCAACGATCTGACATGATCGCCTTGAGCATGGTGGTGCTGGGAATCACCTTCGCCACCTTGGTGCTGGGCGAACTGGTGCCTAAACGCCTGGCGCTGGGACACCCCGAAGCGATCGCCGTGCGGGTCGCCCCCACCCTAGGCTTGCTCGCCCGGTTCGGCGAACCGCTGGTGGTCGTTCTAAGCGCCTCGACCCGCCTGGTCCTACGGATGCTGGGACAACACCACCCTCCGCGACAAAACGTCACCGAAGAGGACTTCCGACACCTGCTTCACGAAGGCACCCGCGCCGGGGTGATCGAAGAATCGGAACAGAAACTGATTCATCGGGTGCTTCGCCTTGGAGACCGTCGCGCCCGCCAGATGATGACCCCACGTGGCGACCTTTGCTGGTTCGACATCAACGACCCGCCCGAGGCCATCCGAGCCAAACTAGCCGCCTCGCCTCACTCGCGGTTCCTGGTGGCGCGCGGCTCACTGGACAACCTGGTGGGCGTGGTCCAGTCCAAAGACCTTCTGATGTCGGGATTGATGACCGGCGACGCGATCCCTCTCGACAACCTCATTGAATCGCCATTGCTAATCTATGGGGAACTCCCCGCGCTCAAGGTGTTGGAGCGTTTCCGCGAAACCGGCGCGCATCTGGCAGTGGTCCTCGACGAGTTCGGCGTGGTCCAGGGCATCATCACGCTAGGCAATCTGCTCGAGGAACTGGTGGGTGACCTGATGCAGTACGACGAGGAGGGCCTGCCGGCGATTGCCCCTCACCCCGACGGCTGGTCGATCGACGCTCTGACTCCCATCGACGAGGTGCGCAACCTCTTGGCCTTGCCCAAAGAAACCCGGACCGACCCCTTCCACACCCTTGGCGGTTTGGTCATTTCGCGTCTGGGACGACTTCCCGACGTGGGAGAAACGGTCGAGTGGTATGGCCATCGCCTCCAGGTCGCGTCCCGGGTGGGACGGCGGCTCGATCGCATCCTCGTCAGTCGTCCCTCGCGCTCCACAGCCTCGACACCGGACACTTCCCCCCTCCCCACTCAAAGCGGCCAAGGTGACCCTTGTCAGCTCGACGCGACCGCCAACACGGCCCTTCCTCAACACGACCAGGCCAACTCGAACGTGTCTACGTCGTCGGAAACCAGGTCCACTCGCCTCAGCTTCTGA
- a CDS encoding cytochrome b N-terminal domain-containing protein yields the protein MTKLLDWLDNRTGYRQVVHEALEEPIPGGAKWKYVFGSALTATFAIQVVTGALLMTAYAPSSTTAWGSVYYINDVMTFGWLIRGVHHFGSQAMIVLLALHMLQVLLAGAYRAPREVNWWFGLILAFFTVALGLTGYLLPWDQKGYWATKVATNIMGSVPLVGSSIQQVVVGGSDYGNHTLTRFYALHVVVLPALLALAVVIHVALFRKHGVTHPKDTKGIVEGFWPKQVFYDTVAASLVLFTLVGLTVWEGGANLDAPADPSSSDYPARPEWYFLSLFQMLKYPIFAGENEVLGTVVVPGAIVGLLAVLPLLDRIMPNRLAHFVACGSVFALLGAAIYLTVAAVLEDNRNPDFLASRAKADRERLRALQLASHPEAGVPPDGANYILARDPYTRGQAVFAQKCQSCHYFNGEGQVVELDGQRSMSPQTAADLDGYGTRAWLDGLLADPSSDRYFGKVPQCSGMTTWKQTTKLTADQIKLVADFVATFAAIPEDVTPAEWAESLDDAFMERYPGMEHYINDCGRCHLTGGADGITEGGEQDAPDLFAWGSPRWTSRMIRKPHATDKYGYLYGGDQDTEVPNMPAFPPDQLTNSDLVMIIRYLKGDYIPPPSDRSRNETSSASSTLAETRAAESAATPGE from the coding sequence ATGACAAAACTGCTCGACTGGCTGGATAACCGAACCGGTTATCGCCAGGTGGTCCACGAGGCGCTCGAAGAGCCGATCCCCGGTGGCGCGAAGTGGAAGTATGTCTTCGGCTCGGCGCTGACGGCCACCTTCGCCATCCAAGTAGTCACCGGCGCGTTGTTAATGACTGCCTACGCCCCCTCCTCCACAACGGCCTGGGGCAGCGTTTATTACATCAACGACGTCATGACCTTCGGCTGGTTGATCCGAGGTGTCCACCACTTCGGCTCACAAGCGATGATCGTGCTACTGGCGCTGCACATGCTCCAGGTGCTTCTGGCCGGAGCCTATCGCGCCCCCCGCGAAGTCAACTGGTGGTTCGGCTTGATCCTGGCATTTTTTACCGTCGCGCTGGGTCTCACCGGCTACCTGTTGCCCTGGGACCAAAAAGGCTACTGGGCCACCAAGGTGGCCACCAACATCATGGGATCGGTGCCGCTGGTGGGCTCGTCGATTCAACAGGTGGTTGTCGGCGGCTCGGATTACGGCAACCACACCCTCACGCGGTTCTACGCACTTCATGTGGTCGTGTTGCCAGCGCTGCTGGCCTTGGCGGTCGTGATCCATGTCGCGTTGTTCCGCAAACACGGTGTGACCCACCCCAAGGACACCAAAGGGATCGTCGAGGGATTCTGGCCCAAACAGGTCTTTTACGACACCGTGGCCGCCTCACTGGTGCTGTTCACGCTAGTCGGCCTTACCGTTTGGGAAGGCGGAGCCAACCTCGATGCTCCCGCCGACCCCTCCTCCAGCGACTACCCAGCGCGTCCCGAGTGGTATTTCCTCTCGCTGTTCCAAATGCTCAAATACCCGATCTTTGCGGGCGAAAACGAGGTGCTGGGCACGGTGGTGGTTCCCGGCGCGATCGTGGGTCTGCTGGCGGTGCTGCCGTTGCTCGATCGGATCATGCCCAACCGCCTGGCCCACTTCGTCGCTTGCGGCTCGGTCTTCGCGTTGCTTGGCGCAGCGATCTACCTCACAGTGGCCGCCGTGCTGGAAGATAACCGCAACCCCGACTTTCTCGCCTCCCGCGCCAAGGCCGACCGCGAACGCCTCCGCGCCTTGCAACTGGCCAGCCATCCCGAAGCCGGCGTGCCGCCTGACGGTGCCAACTACATCCTAGCACGCGACCCATACACCCGCGGTCAGGCCGTCTTCGCCCAGAAGTGCCAATCCTGCCACTACTTCAACGGCGAAGGTCAAGTCGTCGAACTCGACGGCCAACGGTCGATGAGTCCCCAAACCGCCGCCGACCTCGACGGCTACGGCACCCGCGCCTGGCTCGACGGCCTGCTGGCCGATCCCAGCTCCGACCGCTATTTCGGCAAGGTGCCCCAATGCTCCGGCATGACCACCTGGAAACAAACCACCAAGTTGACCGCCGACCAAATCAAGCTCGTCGCCGACTTCGTGGCCACCTTCGCCGCCATCCCCGAAGACGTCACCCCCGCGGAATGGGCCGAGAGCCTGGACGACGCCTTCATGGAACGCTATCCCGGCATGGAACATTATATCAACGACTGCGGACGATGTCACCTGACCGGCGGGGCCGACGGGATCACCGAGGGCGGCGAACAAGACGCCCCCGATCTGTTCGCCTGGGGCTCGCCCCGCTGGACCAGCCGCATGATCCGCAAGCCGCATGCCACCGATAAATATGGTTATCTTTACGGTGGCGACCAGGACACCGAGGTTCCCAACATGCCGGCCTTCCCGCCGGATCAGTTGACCAACTCGGATCTTGTCATGATCATCCGCTACCTCAAGGGGGACTATATTCCTCCTCCTAGCGATCGGAGCAGGAACGAGACTTCCTCTGCCTCCTCGACTTTGGCGGAGACCCGTGCGGCCGAATCGGCTGCGACGCCAGGCGAATGA
- a CDS encoding QcrA and Rieske domain-containing protein, whose amino-acid sequence MTRRTFHILGTIGLGGLFTLMLAIPGVGYLLDPLVRKWGKADASAESGGEADQKAGGLDDFVSLARWSDLKPNTPRVFPVILSRTDAWMSFPPEPVGAVWLIRRDEEEGQGKTTRQVTAYSAECPHLGCAVNLAPGGQAFLCPCHNSGFGLDGQPTNSIPPRGLDELEVAPLEGEDPVIRVKFVRFRSGIHDKVQV is encoded by the coding sequence ATGACTCGACGGACGTTTCACATTTTGGGAACCATTGGGTTGGGTGGTTTATTCACCCTGATGTTGGCGATTCCTGGGGTCGGCTACCTGCTCGACCCTCTCGTGCGCAAGTGGGGCAAGGCTGACGCCTCGGCTGAATCGGGCGGCGAGGCGGACCAGAAGGCCGGCGGGTTGGATGACTTCGTGAGCCTAGCGCGTTGGAGCGATCTCAAACCCAACACGCCCCGGGTCTTCCCAGTCATCCTCAGCCGCACCGACGCCTGGATGAGCTTTCCGCCTGAACCGGTGGGAGCCGTTTGGCTGATCCGCCGCGACGAGGAGGAGGGCCAAGGCAAGACCACACGCCAGGTCACCGCTTACTCGGCGGAATGTCCCCACTTGGGTTGCGCGGTGAATCTCGCGCCCGGCGGTCAAGCATTCCTTTGTCCCTGCCACAATAGTGGATTCGGCCTGGACGGCCAGCCCACCAACTCCATTCCGCCCCGAGGACTGGATGAGTTGGAGGTCGCCCCTCTGGAAGGGGAGGACCCCGTCATCCGAGTCAAATTCGTCCGCTTCCGCTCGGGCATCCATGACAAGGTGCAGGTCTAA
- a CDS encoding FHA domain-containing protein, whose translation MALPAQSVARLVPLGRNPVSLPELPLRLPVNLVGRTHGCDLTLGFATISRRHCCFIHVNQDWLIRDLESRHGVYLNGQRVREAQLHHGDEVAIAQFLFRFERPEKGGS comes from the coding sequence ATGGCATTGCCCGCTCAGTCCGTCGCCCGGTTGGTTCCTCTGGGGCGCAACCCCGTCAGCCTGCCTGAACTCCCACTTCGGCTTCCAGTTAACTTAGTGGGACGGACGCACGGCTGCGACCTAACCTTGGGATTCGCCACCATCTCCCGGCGACATTGCTGCTTCATTCATGTGAACCAGGATTGGTTGATCCGCGACCTGGAGAGTCGCCACGGCGTGTATCTCAATGGCCAACGAGTCCGTGAAGCCCAACTCCACCACGGCGACGAGGTGGCCATTGCGCAATTTTTGTTCCGGTTCGAACGCCCCGAAAAAGGCGGCTCGTAG
- a CDS encoding FHA domain-containing protein, whose product MVPRLISQDDESHVILLDRPMIIVGRHPTCEARLDSPRISRRHCCVAYDNDQVIVRDLGSTNGIRINGQRVDSGRLRDGDELTIAHLKFRFQLDSKSSSAPLDHNQNSPVHRGRAGDSRTLAAAQAAQPSLLASHQPESPAVKSAPAPDPVHSGPSNLAQTSSIDFKQALAKLNLPDDFKNDLLEGMGWVEQSDPTPETITRLLTLLIQQILGDDLANRISLSVEIAPPLGHDHRIEGGAPRSSDSNGFSKDVLAPHPSSGGLPDSRSLPRV is encoded by the coding sequence ATGGTCCCGCGCCTAATCTCCCAGGATGACGAGTCGCATGTGATCCTGCTAGATCGCCCCATGATTATTGTAGGGCGACACCCCACGTGCGAAGCCCGGTTGGATTCGCCCCGAATCTCGCGACGTCATTGTTGCGTCGCCTATGACAACGACCAGGTGATCGTCCGGGATCTTGGTTCGACCAACGGCATCCGAATCAACGGTCAGCGAGTCGATTCGGGCAGATTGCGCGACGGCGACGAACTCACCATTGCTCATTTGAAGTTCCGCTTTCAACTGGATTCCAAATCGTCCTCAGCGCCCTTGGATCATAACCAAAACTCCCCAGTCCATCGAGGGCGCGCTGGCGACTCCCGGACCCTAGCCGCAGCCCAAGCGGCTCAGCCCAGTCTGTTGGCGTCTCACCAGCCTGAGTCTCCAGCGGTCAAGTCAGCCCCCGCCCCAGACCCAGTCCACAGCGGGCCTTCGAATTTGGCGCAAACCTCCTCGATCGACTTCAAACAGGCGTTGGCGAAGTTGAACTTGCCGGACGACTTCAAAAACGATTTGCTCGAAGGAATGGGCTGGGTCGAGCAGAGTGACCCGACTCCCGAAACCATCACTCGTCTGCTTACCCTCTTGATTCAACAGATTCTGGGAGACGACCTCGCAAACCGCATCTCGCTTTCCGTTGAGATCGCTCCTCCCCTCGGGCACGACCATCGAATTGAAGGTGGCGCTCCACGATCGTCCGACTCCAACGGGTTTTCCAAAGACGTCTTGGCCCCACATCCTTCCTCAGGCGGCCTACCCGACTCGAGAAGCCTCCCGCGTGTCTGA
- a CDS encoding NAD-dependent epimerase/dehydratase family protein yields MSSSSSSLSDPTPPLRPSQVNDRGEPMVAGFRREELGCPFGGLTVVTGGAGFLGSHLVELLQARGETIRVVERPGAAVDHLPNQVEVIRADIRDPEAVGQALRGADTVFHLAANPNLWARDKREFEAVNHQGTRHVLDQARRVGAKRIIHVSTESILTRRRHHGRGRAYQMIDEATVVTESDAVGPYCLSKLRAELAAFEAHRQGAPVWIVNPTMPIGPGDRNLSPPTRLIRDFLSGRLPAWMEWTLNVIDPRDAALGMIRAAERGEPGHRHLLAGWNLTMSQLMVMLTSLSGVAAPRLRVPSGIALLFAAWEEWRADHLGGGPPQASLTGVRLARRPARFDPSLTHRILGLQPRPLENSLRDAIAWLREAGDLASSSTE; encoded by the coding sequence TTGAGTTCCTCGTCGTCCTCCCTCAGCGATCCAACCCCGCCGCTGAGGCCATCGCAGGTCAACGACCGCGGCGAACCAATGGTTGCGGGCTTCCGACGCGAGGAGCTGGGCTGCCCCTTCGGTGGTCTCACCGTGGTCACCGGCGGCGCGGGGTTTCTGGGCAGTCATCTGGTCGAGCTTCTCCAGGCGCGGGGCGAGACGATCCGAGTGGTGGAGCGCCCCGGCGCGGCGGTCGATCACCTTCCCAACCAGGTGGAGGTGATTCGGGCCGACATCCGCGACCCCGAAGCGGTAGGCCAGGCCTTGCGGGGAGCCGACACCGTCTTTCATCTCGCGGCCAACCCCAACCTCTGGGCGCGAGACAAGCGGGAATTCGAGGCGGTCAACCACCAGGGAACCCGGCACGTGCTGGATCAGGCCCGCCGAGTCGGAGCCAAGCGGATCATCCACGTCAGCACCGAAAGCATCTTGACCCGGCGTCGCCATCATGGTCGTGGTCGAGCCTACCAGATGATCGACGAGGCGACGGTGGTTACGGAGTCGGACGCGGTCGGCCCTTACTGTCTCTCCAAACTGCGGGCCGAACTGGCCGCCTTCGAGGCACACCGTCAAGGCGCTCCAGTCTGGATCGTCAATCCCACCATGCCGATAGGTCCGGGGGACCGCAACCTTTCTCCGCCGACGCGATTGATCCGCGATTTCCTTTCGGGACGGTTGCCCGCCTGGATGGAGTGGACGCTCAACGTGATCGATCCCCGGGACGCGGCGCTCGGGATGATCCGGGCCGCCGAGCGCGGCGAACCAGGTCATCGTCATCTTTTGGCCGGTTGGAACTTGACGATGAGCCAACTGATGGTCATGCTTACGTCACTCTCCGGAGTCGCTGCGCCTCGATTGCGTGTGCCTTCGGGAATCGCTTTGCTGTTTGCGGCTTGGGAGGAATGGCGTGCCGACCATCTGGGCGGCGGCCCTCCGCAAGCCTCGCTGACTGGAGTCCGCTTGGCGCGTCGTCCGGCACGGTTCGATCCGTCGCTCACCCACCGCATCTTGGGCCTCCAACCGCGTCCCCTGGAAAACTCGCTACGCGACGCCATCGCTTGGCTACGCGAAGCCGGTGACTTGGCTTCCTCTTCAACAGAATGA
- a CDS encoding trypsin-like peptidase domain-containing protein, whose protein sequence is MFWLNGRFGIEVVTAWEHRAVGWAWRRGLCVGVGVWSLVIAAAGWNGGAACWGQDQNHAAPPNPPASAPSPLEIVQALETATIDAIQRAEASVVAVARYRNTENPDVTTAIRGQRPRVEPRPRRPGLLVLDDEMAGEPTGPRDFGSGVIIGPNGAILTAYHVVHGAARLEVRARGGLLFEAEIVGADPRSDLAVIAPRNPAVAAEAQLTPLPLGNAEQLRKGSFLLALGNTFDAAREDGRVSAALGILSNVDRKLMTPPDDFAQPQLRHLPTLLQLDSKLNLGMSGGAVVNLKGELVAITTAAGNPASFDPQAGYAIPLDGLGLRAVEALREGREVEYGFLGIRLDQETRTNRIEGVTDGTPAALGGLLTNDLILEVGGRAVSNADQLVLAINRMPVGEEVPLKIERNGDRLLKTVVLSKLRIQADWPVIVTTKPPSWRGARFDFTSAVFAPNDLNVLSEMSRGTVSVSEVEPGSPAFQAGLRAGQVIIAIDGQPVATPKQALQRLNERNGPVTLDTHRGQVTIPAP, encoded by the coding sequence ATGTTCTGGTTGAACGGCAGGTTCGGCATCGAGGTTGTGACGGCTTGGGAACACCGCGCGGTGGGGTGGGCTTGGCGGAGGGGGTTGTGCGTTGGCGTGGGGGTTTGGAGCCTGGTGATTGCCGCGGCCGGTTGGAATGGTGGGGCGGCTTGTTGGGGACAGGATCAGAACCACGCCGCCCCACCTAACCCCCCCGCTTCTGCCCCCTCGCCCTTGGAAATCGTCCAGGCACTGGAAACCGCTACGATCGACGCCATCCAACGCGCCGAAGCCTCGGTGGTGGCGGTGGCCCGCTACCGCAACACCGAAAACCCCGACGTGACCACCGCCATTCGTGGACAACGACCACGAGTCGAACCCCGCCCCCGACGTCCTGGCCTCTTGGTGCTGGACGACGAAATGGCCGGCGAACCCACCGGGCCACGCGACTTTGGTTCCGGCGTGATCATCGGTCCCAACGGCGCGATCCTCACCGCCTACCATGTGGTTCACGGAGCGGCGCGGCTGGAAGTGCGGGCTCGGGGTGGCCTGCTCTTCGAGGCCGAGATTGTCGGAGCCGATCCCCGCAGCGACCTGGCCGTGATCGCGCCCCGCAACCCCGCGGTCGCCGCCGAGGCTCAGCTGACCCCCCTGCCCCTGGGCAACGCCGAGCAACTTCGTAAAGGCTCGTTCCTGCTGGCGCTGGGCAACACCTTCGACGCCGCCCGCGAGGACGGCCGGGTCTCGGCGGCGTTGGGCATCCTTTCCAACGTCGATCGCAAACTCATGACCCCACCGGACGACTTCGCCCAGCCTCAACTGCGTCATTTGCCGACCCTGCTGCAACTCGACAGCAAGCTCAACTTAGGTATGAGCGGCGGCGCGGTGGTGAATCTCAAAGGCGAACTGGTCGCAATCACCACCGCCGCGGGCAACCCGGCCTCGTTCGACCCCCAGGCTGGCTACGCCATTCCCCTGGATGGTCTTGGCCTGCGCGCCGTTGAAGCGCTTCGAGAAGGCCGCGAAGTCGAATACGGCTTCCTCGGCATCCGGCTGGATCAGGAAACCCGCACCAACCGGATCGAAGGTGTCACCGACGGCACTCCCGCCGCTTTGGGCGGCCTCTTGACCAACGACCTGATTCTGGAGGTCGGCGGCCGCGCGGTGTCCAACGCCGACCAACTCGTGCTGGCGATCAACCGAATGCCGGTGGGTGAGGAGGTGCCGCTGAAAATCGAACGCAACGGCGACCGGCTGCTCAAAACCGTGGTCCTCTCCAAGCTCCGCATTCAGGCCGACTGGCCGGTCATCGTCACCACCAAGCCCCCGTCGTGGCGGGGAGCCCGGTTTGACTTCACCAGCGCTGTGTTCGCACCCAACGACCTCAACGTATTGTCCGAGATGAGCCGGGGCACCGTCAGTGTCTCGGAAGTCGAGCCAGGCAGTCCCGCTTTCCAGGCCGGTCTCCGGGCCGGCCAGGTCATCATCGCCATTGACGGCCAACCGGTCGCCACCCCCAAACAGGCCCTCCAACGCCTCAACGAACGGAACGGTCCAGTGACCCTCGACACTCATCGCGGTCAAGTGACCATCCCCGCCCCCTGA
- the alaS gene encoding alanine--tRNA ligase, producing the protein MTTDELRQSYLDFFVSKGCVLKPSDVLVPRDDPTVLFTPAGMNQFKREFMGLGDPTFKKAVTCQKCLRTGDIDNVGRTAFHETFFEMLGNFSFGDYFKREAIHWAWEYLTKILKIDPDRLSVTVYLDDDEAFAIWNNEIGLPSSRITRMDEADNFWPASAPSLGPNGVCGPCSEIFFHGNGPKEVEIWNLVFTQFNRVGFRQLEPLPHKNIDTGMGLERAAACLQGVPTVFMTDLFRPIVARVAEVLDQPYQADSPDGVRMRRMADHARALTFCIHENVRPSNEKQGYVLRRLLRRAVLDGYHLGRREPFLYQLPPIVAQQMSGPYPEVVGSVPRIQAVIREEEEDFLRNLEHGMKLLEDTFRKTKAAGSDVLDGSTAFKLHATHGIPIEVVESLAAERELTVDRPGFEAAVEEHARISRGTSEAAAVFEVGPLDELKKAHPQGTRFLGYETTRATGKVIGLIQGPALVDSVAAGTGDHAQAAIVLDQSPFYGESGGQVGDTGRLTGPDGFLFLVTDTQKKNDFLLHLGRVEHGAIVPGATVEAEVDAERREAIRRAHSATHLLHHALHKHLGEHAQQAGSKVEPDRLRFDFANPEAVGRDRLKAIEATVNNLVLGDAPITWTIMPLDQARKLGAMALFGEKYPENVRVVTMGDYSRELCGGTHLDHVSQIGVFAILSEESVAAGTRRITALTGRAALDYLKERDAVLEEIAATLKVPVAQAPARVAALLEEVKTLKKQATQRKSAQTLGSIDSFLNEAVEVDGVQLVARVIDGGTVEEMRQLCDVMRKKAGERLAILLGSVVEGKVNLVAAFTPDLVAQRKANAGQWLKILAPIVGGGGGGKPEMATAGGKLPDKLPEVVRRAPETLRDVLSS; encoded by the coding sequence ATGACCACCGACGAGCTTCGGCAATCGTATCTGGATTTCTTCGTGTCTAAGGGCTGCGTCCTCAAGCCGAGCGACGTCTTGGTGCCACGCGACGACCCCACCGTGTTGTTCACGCCCGCGGGAATGAATCAGTTCAAACGCGAATTCATGGGCCTGGGCGACCCGACCTTCAAAAAAGCGGTCACCTGTCAGAAATGCCTACGCACCGGCGACATCGATAATGTCGGCCGCACCGCCTTCCACGAAACCTTCTTCGAGATGCTGGGCAACTTCAGCTTCGGCGACTACTTCAAACGCGAAGCGATCCACTGGGCTTGGGAATATCTGACCAAGATTCTCAAAATTGACCCCGACCGGCTCAGCGTCACGGTCTACTTGGACGACGACGAGGCGTTTGCGATCTGGAACAACGAGATCGGTCTGCCCTCCTCGCGGATCACCCGGATGGACGAGGCCGACAACTTCTGGCCTGCCTCCGCCCCCAGCCTGGGACCCAACGGGGTGTGTGGTCCTTGCTCGGAGATTTTCTTTCACGGCAACGGACCCAAGGAAGTCGAGATTTGGAACTTGGTGTTCACCCAGTTCAACCGAGTTGGGTTCCGGCAACTCGAACCGCTGCCCCACAAAAACATCGACACCGGCATGGGACTGGAGCGGGCCGCCGCCTGCCTCCAGGGGGTGCCGACCGTCTTCATGACTGACCTGTTCCGACCGATCGTCGCGCGGGTCGCCGAGGTTCTGGACCAACCCTACCAGGCCGATTCTCCCGACGGCGTCCGCATGCGCCGCATGGCCGACCACGCTCGCGCATTGACCTTCTGCATCCATGAAAATGTGCGGCCCTCCAACGAAAAGCAAGGCTACGTACTCAGACGTTTGCTCAGGCGCGCTGTGCTGGACGGCTATCATCTGGGCCGCCGCGAGCCGTTTTTGTACCAGTTGCCGCCCATCGTGGCTCAACAGATGTCCGGCCCCTATCCCGAGGTGGTCGGCAGCGTGCCGCGGATCCAGGCGGTCATCCGCGAGGAGGAGGAGGATTTCCTCCGCAACCTGGAACATGGCATGAAGCTGCTGGAGGACACCTTCCGCAAAACCAAAGCGGCCGGTTCGGATGTGTTGGACGGTTCCACCGCCTTCAAGCTCCACGCGACCCACGGTATTCCGATCGAAGTGGTCGAAAGCCTCGCCGCTGAGCGGGAGCTCACGGTCGATCGCCCTGGCTTCGAAGCCGCCGTTGAGGAACACGCCCGAATCTCTCGCGGCACGAGCGAGGCGGCCGCGGTCTTCGAGGTCGGTCCGCTCGACGAGTTGAAGAAGGCTCATCCTCAGGGAACCCGCTTCCTCGGTTACGAAACCACCCGAGCCACCGGCAAGGTGATTGGGCTGATTCAAGGACCAGCGCTGGTCGATTCGGTCGCCGCCGGCACCGGCGACCACGCCCAAGCCGCCATCGTGCTGGACCAATCGCCGTTCTACGGCGAATCCGGCGGCCAGGTCGGCGACACCGGACGCCTCACCGGACCCGACGGCTTCCTGTTCCTCGTGACCGACACCCAAAAGAAAAACGACTTCCTGCTGCATCTGGGACGGGTCGAACACGGCGCGATCGTACCTGGTGCCACGGTCGAGGCCGAAGTGGACGCCGAACGCCGCGAGGCGATTCGTCGGGCCCACTCGGCCACCCACCTGTTGCATCACGCCCTGCACAAACACCTGGGTGAACATGCCCAGCAGGCCGGCAGCAAGGTCGAGCCCGATCGCCTGCGTTTCGACTTTGCCAACCCCGAGGCGGTCGGACGCGACCGCCTCAAAGCAATCGAGGCGACCGTCAACAACCTCGTGCTGGGCGACGCCCCCATCACCTGGACCATCATGCCCCTGGACCAAGCCCGCAAGCTCGGAGCCATGGCGCTGTTTGGCGAAAAGTACCCCGAAAACGTCCGGGTGGTGACAATGGGGGACTACTCCCGCGAACTCTGTGGCGGTACCCACCTTGATCACGTCTCCCAAATCGGGGTCTTCGCCATCCTCTCCGAGGAGTCGGTGGCCGCGGGAACCCGACGCATCACCGCCCTGACCGGACGCGCGGCGCTGGATTATCTCAAGGAACGCGACGCCGTTCTCGAAGAGATCGCCGCTACCCTCAAAGTGCCCGTCGCTCAAGCCCCCGCCCGGGTTGCCGCCTTACTGGAGGAGGTCAAAACCCTCAAGAAACAGGCCACCCAGCGCAAAAGCGCCCAGACGCTCGGATCAATCGATTCCTTCCTCAACGAAGCCGTCGAAGTGGACGGGGTCCAATTGGTCGCGCGAGTCATCGACGGCGGCACGGTCGAGGAGATGCGGCAGCTTTGCGATGTGATGCGCAAAAAAGCCGGCGAACGCCTAGCGATCCTGCTGGGGAGCGTGGTGGAGGGCAAAGTCAACTTGGTGGCAGCCTTCACGCCCGACCTAGTGGCCCAACGCAAGGCCAATGCTGGACAGTGGCTCAAAATCCTCGCCCCGATCGTCGGCGGCGGCGGTGGCGGCAAGCCCGAAATGGCCACCGCCGGCGGCAAACTGCCCGACAAGTTGCCCGAAGTCGTCCGCCGGGCTCCCGAGACCCTCCGCGATGTGCTGAGTTCTTGA